A region from the Bacteroidota bacterium genome encodes:
- the thiF gene encoding sulfur carrier protein ThiS adenylyltransferase ThiF — MRWEQIKKALARYKVGIAGCGGLGSNAAVALARVGVKQLVLADFDVIEPSNLNRQYYFLHQIGEYKTSALADNLHMIARGLKLELHTRKLEFADIPQVFGGCHLVIEAFDRSEAKQMIAESMLAHMPRVPLIMGNGMAGIGMFDKIRQEQWFENVYVCGDFVSEAGEDLPPLAPRVGIVSNMMANLALELLLKMNTNGNHTQQP; from the coding sequence ATGCGCTGGGAGCAGATCAAGAAAGCATTGGCCAGGTACAAGGTAGGTATTGCCGGTTGCGGTGGTCTGGGCAGCAATGCCGCTGTGGCGCTGGCCAGGGTGGGGGTAAAGCAGTTGGTGCTGGCCGACTTTGATGTTATTGAACCGTCGAACCTCAACAGGCAATATTATTTCCTGCATCAGATCGGGGAGTATAAAACTTCGGCCCTTGCCGACAACCTGCATATGATTGCGCGCGGCCTGAAACTCGAATTGCACACCAGAAAGCTTGAGTTTGCCGACATACCACAGGTGTTTGGCGGTTGCCACCTGGTGATCGAGGCTTTCGACAGATCGGAAGCCAAGCAGATGATTGCCGAATCCATGCTGGCCCATATGCCCAGGGTGCCCTTGATCATGGGCAACGGCATGGCCGGAATTGGGATGTTCGACAAGATCAGGCAGGAGCAATGGTTCGAAAATGTGTATGTTTGTGGCGACTTCGTCAGCGAGGCTGGCGAAGATTTGCCACCCCTGGCGCCACGTGTGGGCATCGTATCGAATATGATGGCCAACCTGGCGCTCGAGCTTTTGCTAAAAATGAATACCAATGGAAATCATACTCAACAACCGTAA
- the thiS gene encoding sulfur carrier protein ThiS has protein sequence MEIILNNRKESIPGGPMTVNELIKARNFTFKMLVTKVNGQLVRVEERDKVMVNEGDKVEVLHLISGG, from the coding sequence ATGGAAATCATACTCAACAACCGTAAAGAATCGATACCCGGCGGTCCGATGACGGTGAACGAGCTCATCAAAGCCCGTAACTTTACTTTTAAGATGTTGGTTACCAAGGTCAATGGTCAGTTGGTGCGGGTTGAGGAACGCGACAAGGTGATGGTGAATGAGGGCGACAAGGTTGAGGTGCTCCATCTGATTTCGGGAGGATGA
- a CDS encoding ATP-binding cassette domain-containing protein, giving the protein MEASQPPQDVVIRIEELSVFQRKNLVLNKVNLTIRKGEFVYLIGKTGSGKSSLLKTLYAELPVLEGRAYIAGYDLSVLRRKDIPYLRRRLGIVFQDFQLMNDRTVNDNLAFVLQATGWKNKQQMMHRIKEVLMLVGLVTKGYKFPHQLSGGEQQRVAIARALLNKPEIILADEPTGNLDPETANGILRLLMSISEQGHAVLMATHNYNLIHKFPARVVKCEEGTLSDSAQKTDNS; this is encoded by the coding sequence ATGGAGGCCTCGCAGCCACCTCAGGATGTGGTTATCCGCATCGAAGAACTATCTGTTTTTCAGCGGAAAAACCTGGTGTTGAACAAGGTAAACCTGACCATACGCAAAGGAGAGTTTGTTTATCTCATCGGCAAAACAGGCAGCGGCAAGTCGAGTCTGCTTAAGACCTTGTATGCCGAGCTTCCGGTGCTCGAGGGCAGGGCCTATATTGCAGGTTACGATCTTTCGGTGCTCCGGCGCAAAGACATACCTTACCTGCGTCGCAGGTTGGGTATTGTTTTTCAGGACTTTCAGCTCATGAACGATCGCACGGTGAACGACAACCTGGCATTTGTGCTGCAAGCCACAGGCTGGAAAAACAAACAACAGATGATGCACCGCATTAAGGAAGTGCTGATGCTGGTGGGTCTGGTTACCAAAGGATACAAATTTCCTCACCAGCTCTCGGGGGGCGAGCAGCAACGGGTGGCCATTGCCAGGGCTTTGCTTAATAAACCTGAAATTATTCTGGCCGACGAACCCACCGGCAACCTTGATCCGGAGACAGCCAACGGAATCCTGCGCCTGCTGATGAGCATCAGCGAGCAGGGTCATGCCGTTCTGATGGCCACACACAACTACAACCTCATCCACAAGTTCCCGGCACGGGTGGTAAAATGCGAGGAGGGCACCCTCTCCGACAGCGCCCAGAAGACCGACAACAGCTGA
- a CDS encoding glycosyltransferase family 1 protein: MSSTSDNHLHVVSFDVPWPANYGGVIDVYYKIRSLHHKGIKVHLHAFEYGRGHQKELESVCASVSYYKRDLAKTNLFRNLPYIVCSRTSEELNQKLLADEHPILLEGLHTTMLLNDPRFASRKIAVRTHNIEHEYYRNLASAESQFLKKYYFANEARKLERYEKVLEKASGIVAISRKDAAYFGTKYPNVHFIPAFHPHQQVNILTGKGDYVLYHGNLSVNENHSAVKYLLENVFSDMDVPFVIAGLNPPRWLADRVASMPHVKLIANPDDATLAGIIRNAHIHLLITFQATGLKLKLINTLYNGRYCLVNDKMLSGSALDELCILSNGAESIKQQLKRLLRRDFTAKEIARREKKLAQLYHNGHNTDRLIDILFGQA; the protein is encoded by the coding sequence ATGAGCAGTACCTCTGACAATCACCTCCATGTTGTATCGTTCGACGTACCCTGGCCAGCCAATTACGGTGGTGTCATTGATGTGTACTACAAAATCAGGTCACTGCATCACAAAGGCATCAAAGTGCATCTTCATGCTTTTGAATACGGTCGCGGACACCAGAAAGAGCTGGAAAGTGTCTGTGCTTCTGTAAGTTATTATAAACGCGACCTGGCGAAAACCAATCTTTTCCGAAACCTGCCCTATATTGTCTGCTCACGCACTTCGGAAGAGCTCAACCAAAAGTTGCTGGCTGATGAGCACCCAATCCTGCTCGAGGGGCTGCACACCACCATGCTGCTCAACGACCCGCGTTTTGCATCGCGCAAAATAGCAGTTCGCACCCACAATATCGAGCACGAATACTATCGCAACCTGGCCAGTGCCGAATCGCAGTTCCTGAAGAAGTATTATTTCGCCAATGAGGCCAGAAAGCTCGAACGCTACGAAAAAGTGCTGGAAAAAGCCTCGGGCATTGTGGCCATCTCGCGCAAAGATGCCGCCTATTTTGGAACAAAATACCCGAACGTCCATTTCATTCCGGCTTTTCACCCCCATCAACAAGTCAATATTCTTACCGGTAAGGGCGATTATGTGCTCTACCACGGCAACCTGTCGGTAAACGAAAACCACAGTGCGGTAAAGTACCTTCTCGAAAATGTGTTCAGCGACATGGACGTGCCTTTTGTCATTGCCGGGCTCAACCCTCCCAGATGGCTGGCGGATAGGGTTGCAAGCATGCCCCACGTAAAACTGATTGCCAATCCCGACGATGCGACATTGGCCGGAATTATCCGCAATGCACACATCCATCTGCTGATCACTTTTCAGGCTACCGGCCTCAAGCTCAAGTTGATAAACACGCTTTACAACGGGCGCTATTGTCTGGTAAACGACAAAATGCTTAGTGGAAGTGCCCTCGATGAGCTTTGCATCCTCTCAAACGGGGCCGAATCGATCAAACAACAGCTGAAGCGGCTGCTGCGCCGCGATTTTACGGCCAAAGAAATCGCCCGAAGGGAGAAAAAACTTGCACAGCTCTACCACAATGGGCACAATACCGACAGGCTGATCGATATTCTGTTTGGCCAGGCCTGA
- a CDS encoding glycosyltransferase, which produces MKKAIVLVTNDLVTDQRVHKSCLALIKAGFAPCLWGRRRSGSPPMDQRAYESKRFRLWFEKGPLFYASINLLFFRKLLFAKTNLIVANDLDTLLPAYLVSRLRGIPLVFDSHEYYTGTPELANRPLIRSIWKSIESAIVPRLPEMITVNESIAELFRQEYNIPVRVVRNIPARYQPDGEVTRKSIGLPEHIPILILQGSGINIQRGAEEMVLAMKYLPGMHLLIVGGGDVLPELKTLADKNNLTDRVRFLPRMPYAQMMQYTRCASLGLTLDKDTNINYRFSLPNKLFDYIQAGIPVLASNLPEVANIVETYDVGLCIQSHKPEEIALAVNEIFGDEQRLERWKLNAAKAALELCWENEEPILIACYEQYL; this is translated from the coding sequence TTGAAAAAAGCCATAGTTCTTGTAACAAACGATCTTGTTACCGACCAGCGCGTACACAAATCCTGCCTGGCTTTGATCAAAGCAGGTTTCGCTCCCTGTCTTTGGGGGCGCCGGCGGAGCGGGTCGCCCCCCATGGATCAGCGTGCCTATGAATCGAAGCGTTTCAGGCTGTGGTTCGAAAAAGGACCGCTGTTTTATGCGTCCATCAACCTGTTATTTTTCCGCAAGCTGTTGTTTGCCAAAACAAACCTGATTGTGGCCAACGACCTCGACACCCTGCTTCCTGCCTATCTGGTCAGCAGGTTGCGGGGTATTCCTCTGGTGTTCGACAGCCACGAATATTACACCGGCACCCCGGAGCTGGCCAACCGTCCGCTCATCCGGTCCATCTGGAAAAGCATCGAAAGCGCCATTGTACCCCGCCTGCCCGAGATGATCACGGTAAATGAATCCATTGCCGAACTTTTCAGGCAGGAGTACAATATTCCGGTGCGTGTGGTGCGAAACATTCCAGCCAGATACCAGCCTGATGGCGAGGTGACAAGAAAATCAATCGGCCTGCCCGAACATATTCCGATACTGATCCTGCAAGGGTCGGGCATCAACATACAACGGGGAGCCGAAGAAATGGTGCTGGCCATGAAATATCTGCCCGGCATGCATTTGCTTATTGTTGGCGGAGGCGATGTGCTGCCCGAACTCAAAACATTGGCAGATAAGAACAATCTTACCGACAGGGTGCGTTTCCTCCCCCGCATGCCATATGCACAGATGATGCAATACACCCGTTGCGCCAGCCTGGGCCTGACCCTCGACAAAGACACCAACATCAACTACCGGTTCAGCCTGCCCAACAAACTCTTCGATTACATACAAGCCGGAATTCCCGTGCTGGCCAGCAATCTGCCCGAAGTGGCTAACATCGTCGAAACATATGATGTCGGTCTGTGCATCCAAAGCCACAAGCCAGAAGAAATTGCCCTGGCAGTAAACGAAATATTTGGCGACGAACAACGTTTGGAACGTTGGAAGCTTAATGCTGCCAAAGCGGCACTGGAGCTTTGCTGGGAAAACGAAGAGCCAATTCTGATTGCCTGTTATGAGCAGTACCTCTGA
- the murB gene encoding UDP-N-acetylmuramate dehydrogenase: protein MLRNYNLRRHNTFGLDVMCSFATKVLDQSRLEELFREGYFRNERWLVLGGGSNVLFLEDFYDGLVLIVENKGITLSSDLGDEVVVSVAAGEDWSGFVEQMVKAGLGGVENLTLIPGKAGAAPMQNIGAYGVELRDVFHSLQAFDTLTGEVVEFLPEDCEFGYRTSVFKTLYRNRFVILGIDLRLKKHPQLQLEYGSIRQQLREDGIQRPDIQDVSRAVAKIRSAKLPDPELIGNAGSFFKNPVVHPAMFEMIRAEFPGIPSYASEDGNIKLPAGWLIEKAGWKGYRKGDAGVYERQALVLVNYGNATGADIWELALEIQQSVKSMFGITLEPEVNIIR, encoded by the coding sequence ATGCTTCGCAATTACAACCTGCGCAGGCACAACACTTTCGGGCTGGACGTGATGTGCAGTTTTGCCACCAAAGTGCTTGATCAGTCGAGGCTCGAGGAGCTGTTTCGCGAGGGGTATTTCAGGAACGAGCGCTGGCTCGTGCTTGGCGGGGGCAGCAATGTGCTGTTTCTCGAGGACTTTTACGATGGCCTGGTGTTGATCGTTGAAAACAAGGGCATTACCTTGAGCAGCGATCTGGGCGACGAGGTGGTGGTGAGTGTGGCCGCCGGTGAAGACTGGTCGGGATTCGTGGAACAGATGGTGAAAGCCGGTTTGGGTGGGGTGGAAAATCTTACACTCATACCGGGTAAGGCCGGAGCCGCACCGATGCAGAATATTGGTGCTTATGGGGTGGAGCTCAGGGATGTGTTTCACAGCTTGCAGGCCTTCGATACGCTCACGGGCGAAGTGGTGGAGTTTTTGCCGGAGGATTGTGAGTTTGGTTACCGGACCAGTGTATTCAAAACCCTCTACCGCAATCGTTTTGTTATTCTTGGCATTGATCTGCGGCTGAAAAAGCACCCGCAACTTCAGCTTGAATATGGAAGTATCCGTCAGCAATTGCGCGAGGATGGAATACAGCGTCCTGATATTCAGGATGTAAGCAGAGCTGTGGCAAAAATTCGCAGCGCAAAGCTGCCCGATCCGGAGCTGATTGGCAATGCCGGAAGTTTTTTCAAAAACCCGGTGGTGCACCCGGCCATGTTCGAAATGATCAGGGCGGAGTTTCCCGGCATTCCTTCCTATGCCTCCGAGGATGGAAACATCAAGCTTCCGGCAGGCTGGCTCATCGAAAAGGCAGGCTGGAAAGGCTACCGTAAAGGCGATGCCGGAGTGTACGAACGCCAGGCCCTGGTGCTGGTTAATTATGGCAATGCCACCGGAGCCGACATCTGGGAGTTGGCGCTTGAGATTCAGCAATCGGTGAAATCCATGTTTGGAATCACCCTCGAGCCCGAGGTGAATATCATTCGCTGA
- a CDS encoding DUF2752 domain-containing protein produces MYFLYKKIQRVIRSVYKTLRSLFLTWAEVFVWLTALLLLAFVPPTETQQTFCVWHHAGLEACPGCGMGHSIAELFKGHLAESFNRHPLGMFAVLVIVWRIIRLSWFNIKAIRTLKPKSYVENL; encoded by the coding sequence ATGTACTTTCTTTATAAAAAAATCCAGCGGGTGATACGTTCAGTATATAAAACACTGCGGAGTTTGTTTTTGACCTGGGCCGAGGTGTTCGTCTGGCTGACAGCTCTGCTGTTGCTGGCATTTGTGCCACCGACGGAAACTCAGCAGACCTTTTGCGTATGGCATCATGCCGGGCTGGAAGCCTGTCCGGGCTGCGGTATGGGCCACTCTATAGCTGAATTGTTCAAAGGACATCTTGCCGAATCCTTCAACCGTCATCCGCTTGGCATGTTTGCCGTGCTGGTGATTGTCTGGCGCATCATCCGGCTGAGCTGGTTTAATATAAAAGCGATAAGAACCTTAAAACCAAAATCTTATGTCGAAAATCTATGA
- a CDS encoding TM2 domain-containing protein, which produces MSKIYDYMPDIQGEEMLFLQKLTQEYSDEKLRKFSTIYRARRRDPMLILLLCLIGFLGFAGIHRFMMNQIGMGILYLLTAGLCLVGTIVDVVNYQSLAFNFNRQVAVEVHSMLASEH; this is translated from the coding sequence ATGTCGAAAATCTATGACTACATGCCCGATATTCAGGGCGAAGAAATGTTGTTTCTTCAAAAACTGACCCAGGAATATTCCGACGAAAAATTGAGGAAGTTTTCTACCATCTACCGTGCCCGTCGTCGCGACCCCATGCTGATCCTGCTCTTGTGTCTGATTGGTTTTCTTGGGTTTGCCGGAATTCACCGTTTTATGATGAACCAGATAGGCATGGGCATTTTATATCTGCTGACAGCCGGTTTGTGCCTTGTGGGCACCATAGTTGATGTGGTTAATTATCAGAGTCTTGCGTTTAACTTCAACAGGCAGGTTGCGGTTGAAGTGCACAGCATGCTGGCCTCGGAGCATTAA
- a CDS encoding quinone-dependent dihydroorotate dehydrogenase: MYTRIIRPLLFAIEPERVHHLVVGLMKFFFGFNPIRKTVRNCYRVDHPVLRRRVFGLDFDNPVGIAAGFDKNAEVFGALSAFGFSHVEIGTVVPLPQPGNPKPRLFRLRRDKGLINRMGFNHKGLEYVKKQLANRPPGLIVGGNIGKNTLTPNEQAAQDYLTCFEGLFDLVDYFVVNVSCPNITNMKALQDQEALLGILNTIQQNNNARPKRKPVLLKVSPDLNEQQLDEVISIVKQTGIDGVVATNTTITRHTITHDKETAMRAGNGGLSGLPLQKRSTEVIRYLAEKSGKAFPIIGVGGIMNAADALEKLEAGADLVQVYTGFIYSGPSIARKINKALLKRQSD; this comes from the coding sequence TTCTTCTTTGGTTTCAACCCCATCAGAAAAACCGTCCGAAACTGTTACCGGGTGGATCATCCTGTGCTTCGCCGCAGGGTTTTTGGCCTGGATTTCGACAATCCGGTGGGTATTGCTGCCGGTTTCGATAAAAATGCAGAGGTGTTTGGTGCGCTTTCGGCTTTCGGATTCAGCCATGTGGAAATCGGCACCGTGGTTCCCCTGCCACAGCCCGGCAATCCCAAACCACGCTTGTTTCGCCTGCGCAGGGACAAAGGCCTGATCAACCGCATGGGCTTCAATCACAAAGGCCTGGAGTATGTGAAAAAACAACTCGCCAACCGCCCCCCAGGCCTGATTGTGGGCGGAAACATCGGAAAAAACACCCTCACACCCAACGAGCAGGCCGCGCAGGATTACCTGACCTGCTTCGAAGGACTGTTCGACCTGGTGGATTATTTTGTGGTCAACGTAAGTTGCCCCAATATCACCAATATGAAAGCCCTGCAGGACCAGGAGGCCTTGCTGGGAATTCTGAACACCATTCAGCAGAACAACAATGCCCGGCCAAAACGCAAACCGGTTTTGCTGAAAGTTTCGCCCGACCTGAACGAACAACAGCTCGACGAAGTGATCAGCATTGTGAAACAAACCGGCATCGACGGCGTGGTGGCCACCAATACCACCATCACCAGGCACACCATTACACATGATAAAGAAACCGCCATGCGCGCCGGTAACGGCGGTCTCAGCGGACTGCCATTGCAAAAGCGTTCCACCGAAGTGATCAGGTACCTGGCCGAAAAATCAGGCAAAGCTTTTCCCATCATCGGGGTGGGCGGCATCATGAATGCCGCCGATGCCCTCGAGAAGCTGGAGGCAGGCGCCGACCTTGTGCAGGTGTACACAGGTTTTATCTATTCCGGCCCATCCATTGCCCGCAAGATAAACAAAGCGCTGCTAAAGAGACAGTCCGATTAA